A genomic region of Aquificaceae bacterium contains the following coding sequences:
- the ccsA gene encoding cytochrome c biogenesis protein CcsA has protein sequence MFLLTLSIVFYFVAFVFSLISYFVDRVKEFTRLFLSSALIFYMLHISSLSFKVGSFPFADTYGFYSLLGNVILGILIILSFKYEYLWKFSAFFAIFGILSTLLAMPAEPSPYRSPLYSLHITSALASYTFAFLGGFSSILKLILETRLKQKNITGFFMPLSLLRGAERLSMNLSFLFLTLTLIFGSLWSRSFFGKHWVSDPKLVFVLYLWTYYAIVVHLNLLKRIKPKTLSYAVILGMVFTMLNIIFVRHEL, from the coding sequence ATGTTCTTGCTTACTCTTAGCATAGTATTTTACTTTGTTGCCTTTGTATTTTCCCTGATTTCCTATTTCGTGGATAGGGTTAAGGAGTTTACTCGTCTTTTTCTCTCTTCCGCACTCATATTTTACATGCTTCACATAAGCAGTTTGTCCTTCAAGGTTGGCAGTTTTCCCTTCGCAGACACTTATGGCTTTTATTCCCTCTTAGGAAACGTCATCTTAGGCATTCTCATAATCCTATCTTTCAAATACGAGTATCTTTGGAAGTTTTCCGCTTTTTTTGCAATATTTGGAATACTTTCAACCCTTTTGGCTATGCCCGCAGAACCCTCACCCTACAGAAGTCCTCTGTATTCCCTTCATATAACCTCCGCCCTTGCTTCTTACACCTTTGCTTTCTTGGGAGGCTTTTCATCCATACTAAAACTTATCCTTGAAACAAGATTAAAACAAAAAAACATAACAGGCTTTTTTATGCCCCTTAGCCTTCTCAGAGGAGCGGAAAGGCTTTCTATGAACCTAAGCTTTCTCTTCCTTACCCTTACCCTCATTTTTGGGAGTTTGTGGAGCAGGAGCTTTTTTGGAAAACATTGGGTAAGTGACCCAAAGCTTGTCTTTGTGCTATACCTATGGACATACTATGCGATAGTTGTTCACCTCAACCTCCTCAAGAGGATAAAGCCCAAAACCCTATCTTATGCGGTCATACTTGGGATGGTTTTTACCATGCTTAACATAATCTTTGTTAGACATGAGCTGTAA
- a CDS encoding tetratricopeptide repeat protein, producing the protein MTKRLLMFTITSILFIGSAFSLERPRAKYPSQEALRLLLSTFLGANDLQNAFEVAKRGVEIYSNDPYWWEWYGRLASWLGKTEEVMEANLKLIELRPVRERILETFKLALSINRYDLVVNLIRKYPWLVENLKPEEVYFIFISAGKEEEFIKLAEELYRKKKKDEYLYYIALAQFRYGKYKQAREYMEKLEAIRPLKLEEVILYSEIVLSERKQKEAYELLKRYFGKIESDKEDLYILYLRRLSALAWINQDIETSAKASEVLHKMGKASKDDYIRLYTYYSLKKNYTKAIEYASIGYRKSRDEYLFTLWVEGLSALGDWKGIVDAYREYDREKLLANSYLTAIYTRALYMLGRRQEARQIILHSLKAKPSLSLLSNAIYIAVGFHDRELIDYLIRNFSSEERMLPKEFALLYMSRQEGYKAKRLLDQIKEKDREELLLYSYALNLMGRTEEANMIRHTLVRDVLKDGKMPRDPDELRITLMSGVGILPSYYMQDLLAKAREELRPEIWLNIYLSHLFVNNFYEEIEYLKNIKKAKLEPWMELNLALRNNDRERINQLLEEMADILPYRDVVESYRRLGQYRKAVEHAQQSLEKNPEDALVYEQLRQLVDYYVSQIRIGASQRNVNKTGYLLYNLHLMYALTDKWYILLNREGGFLMYNSNPALANLPSSFVYNSVALRINVNNGYYEIGTVLGKGIKDFAGVEAKASKRLHTVDNVTTSVYYNKPASETFIMSLSAVKDGVSINAFKSLSPRIGLSSTFEYNRFKSQDMKEIGQGFNLYLETFYKLRVAYPDYTFRFYTAFADYEEKNNKSNRLLRLYSFENPRVLPADSFTVGIGLRFGLDSKEMLSRPLSPFLDSEVFYNTFSGLGYGLSVGLGGRLIGKDTLFLGIRRSSNYGNTKATYWEPFLQYRLLLPSD; encoded by the coding sequence ATGACCAAGAGGTTGCTTATGTTTACGATTACAAGTATTTTGTTTATTGGCTCAGCTTTTTCTTTAGAAAGACCCAGAGCAAAATATCCAAGCCAAGAAGCACTTAGATTACTTCTTTCTACTTTCTTAGGAGCTAACGACCTTCAGAATGCTTTTGAGGTAGCAAAAAGGGGGGTAGAAATCTATTCGAATGACCCATACTGGTGGGAGTGGTATGGTAGACTGGCTTCTTGGCTCGGGAAAACAGAGGAAGTTATGGAAGCAAACCTAAAACTAATAGAATTAAGACCTGTAAGAGAAAGAATATTAGAAACATTCAAATTAGCACTTTCTATAAATCGCTACGACCTTGTGGTAAATCTTATCAGAAAGTATCCATGGTTAGTAGAGAACCTAAAGCCCGAAGAAGTTTATTTTATATTCATCAGTGCAGGTAAAGAAGAAGAATTTATAAAGCTTGCGGAAGAGCTTTACAGAAAGAAGAAAAAGGATGAATACCTTTATTATATCGCATTAGCGCAGTTTAGATATGGGAAATATAAACAGGCGAGGGAATACATGGAAAAATTAGAAGCCATTAGACCATTGAAGTTGGAAGAAGTTATACTCTACTCAGAGATCGTATTGTCTGAAAGAAAGCAAAAAGAAGCTTATGAGCTTTTAAAGAGATACTTTGGGAAGATTGAAAGCGATAAGGAAGACCTTTATATCCTATATTTAAGAAGACTTTCTGCACTTGCATGGATTAATCAAGACATAGAAACTTCTGCAAAGGCTTCTGAGGTGCTTCATAAGATGGGCAAAGCAAGCAAAGATGATTACATAAGGCTTTATACCTATTATTCCTTAAAGAAGAATTATACGAAAGCTATAGAGTATGCATCTATAGGCTATAGAAAGAGTAGGGATGAATATCTATTTACACTTTGGGTAGAAGGTCTTAGTGCTTTGGGTGATTGGAAAGGTATAGTTGATGCATATAGAGAATATGATAGGGAAAAGCTCTTGGCTAATTCCTATCTTACCGCCATTTATACAAGAGCTCTGTATATGTTGGGTAGAAGGCAAGAAGCAAGGCAGATTATATTGCATTCCTTGAAGGCTAAACCTTCTTTAAGTTTACTTTCTAACGCCATATATATTGCAGTCGGTTTCCATGATAGAGAGCTTATAGATTACCTTATTAGGAACTTCTCATCTGAAGAAAGAATGCTTCCAAAGGAATTTGCCCTTCTATACATGTCAAGACAAGAGGGGTATAAGGCTAAGAGGCTTTTAGACCAAATCAAGGAAAAGGACAGAGAAGAGCTTCTCTTATACTCCTACGCACTCAATCTTATGGGAAGGACTGAAGAGGCGAACATGATAAGACATACTTTGGTTAGAGATGTTTTAAAGGATGGAAAAATGCCGAGGGACCCTGATGAACTTAGAATTACCTTAATGAGTGGTGTGGGTATACTTCCATCATACTATATGCAGGACTTGTTAGCTAAAGCAAGGGAGGAGTTGAGACCTGAAATTTGGTTAAACATATACCTTTCGCATCTTTTTGTAAACAACTTTTATGAAGAGATTGAATATCTAAAGAATATAAAGAAAGCTAAACTTGAGCCCTGGATGGAGTTAAACCTTGCACTTAGGAACAACGATAGGGAGCGCATAAACCAGCTTTTAGAGGAGATGGCTGATATATTGCCCTATAGAGATGTGGTGGAATCCTATAGAAGACTTGGTCAATATAGGAAGGCTGTAGAACATGCCCAACAGAGCCTTGAAAAGAACCCGGAGGATGCCTTAGTATACGAACAGCTAAGACAGTTAGTTGACTACTATGTGAGCCAGATACGAATTGGAGCTTCTCAAAGGAATGTGAATAAAACCGGTTATTTGCTATACAACCTACACTTAATGTATGCGCTAACGGATAAGTGGTATATACTGCTTAACAGAGAAGGCGGTTTCTTGATGTATAACAGCAATCCAGCACTTGCAAACCTTCCCTCTTCCTTCGTATACAACAGTGTTGCATTAAGGATTAATGTGAACAATGGCTATTATGAAATTGGAACGGTTTTAGGTAAAGGCATTAAGGACTTTGCGGGTGTAGAAGCAAAGGCTTCTAAAAGGTTACATACCGTAGATAATGTAACTACTTCCGTATACTACAATAAACCTGCAAGTGAAACCTTCATAATGAGCCTAAGTGCTGTTAAAGATGGTGTTTCCATAAACGCTTTTAAATCGCTTTCTCCTCGTATAGGATTAAGCTCAACCTTTGAATACAATAGATTTAAATCACAAGACATGAAAGAGATAGGTCAAGGTTTTAACCTTTATCTTGAAACGTTTTATAAGTTAAGGGTTGCTTATCCAGATTACACTTTTAGGTTTTATACTGCTTTTGCGGATTATGAAGAGAAAAATAACAAAAGCAATAGATTGCTAAGATTGTATAGTTTTGAAAATCCAAGAGTTCTTCCAGCGGATAGTTTTACGGTAGGCATAGGCTTGCGGTTTGGATTAGATAGCAAGGAGATGTTGAGTAGACCCCTGTCTCCTTTCCTTGACTCTGAAGTCTTTTACAATACTTTCAGCGGTTTAGGGTATGGACTTTCTGTAGGTTTGGGTGGAAGGCTTATAGGAAAAGATACACTATTCTTAGGCATTAGACGCTCATCCAATTATGGAAATACCAAGGCTACTTATTGGGAACCCTTCCTACAGTACAGGTTGTTGCTACCCTCCGATTAA
- a CDS encoding DsbC family protein, with translation MLKRVGFLSAFVVALFSLNACGQSSAKCPTKEQVKTSVKDFIPQDFSVEAVSPLQNIDGLCEVVIKVGIQPLVFYMDSKGEYLLAGNLISVKDKKNITRDRQQEFMKVSAEQLKELEKHVNVRHGEGEKYIYFITDPDCPFCKRSNPIVEEWAKKNNVQIRLIFFPLPIHPEAFIKAVSVICDKKGFKEYAEGYISQNQCEEGKRAVEANLELMEKLGINGTPTFIGMNGRVHSGLPTEEDLNKLIN, from the coding sequence ATGTTGAAAAGAGTAGGTTTCCTCTCAGCTTTTGTAGTGGCGTTATTCTCTCTTAATGCTTGCGGGCAGAGTTCTGCTAAGTGCCCTACAAAGGAACAGGTTAAAACCTCTGTGAAAGATTTTATACCTCAAGATTTTAGCGTTGAAGCTGTATCCCCGCTTCAAAACATAGACGGTCTTTGTGAAGTGGTTATCAAAGTTGGCATACAGCCTTTGGTTTTCTACATGGACAGTAAAGGTGAATACTTGCTTGCAGGAAACTTAATAAGCGTAAAGGACAAAAAGAATATAACCAGAGACAGACAGCAGGAGTTTATGAAGGTATCCGCAGAGCAACTTAAAGAGTTAGAAAAACACGTAAATGTAAGACATGGAGAGGGTGAAAAATACATATACTTTATAACAGACCCAGATTGCCCCTTCTGTAAGAGGAGCAACCCAATAGTAGAAGAGTGGGCAAAGAAAAATAATGTCCAGATAAGACTTATCTTCTTCCCCCTTCCAATACATCCAGAAGCCTTCATTAAAGCAGTTTCAGTGATATGTGACAAAAAAGGCTTTAAGGAATATGCGGAGGGCTACATTTCTCAAAATCAATGTGAAGAGGGCAAAAGGGCAGTTGAAGCGAACCTTGAGCTGATGGAAAAGCTGGGTATAAATGGCACACCTACTTTTATAGGTATGAACGGAAGGGTGCACTCAGGACTTCCCACAGAGGAGGACCTTAATAAGCTCATAAATTAA
- the acpS gene encoding holo-ACP synthase, whose amino-acid sequence MVGIDIVSNQRIKSAIERFGERFLKRVYTEEELRYCMGQRSFYECLSARWACKEAVLKAFYQVYGVMLKFSEIEVYGDRGKPARVRILREGYEDVKVLVSLSHEREFSVAVAYVLKE is encoded by the coding sequence ATGGTAGGCATAGACATAGTAAGCAATCAGAGGATAAAGTCCGCAATAGAAAGGTTTGGAGAGAGGTTTCTAAAACGCGTTTATACGGAAGAGGAGCTAAGATACTGTATGGGTCAGCGGAGCTTTTATGAATGCCTTTCTGCGCGTTGGGCTTGCAAAGAGGCGGTGCTAAAAGCTTTTTATCAGGTTTACGGTGTAATGCTCAAGTTTTCGGAAATAGAAGTCTATGGCGATAGAGGGAAGCCTGCAAGGGTGAGAATACTAAGAGAGGGCTATGAAGATGTAAAAGTCCTTGTTTCCCTATCCCATGAGAGGGAATTCTCCGTGGCGGTTGCTTATGTTTTAAAGGAGTAG
- a CDS encoding endo alpha-1,4 polygalactosaminidase, whose product MIFIIILLCIFSFRAFAKDMSVGFMIYGDPIPEEALYVFDWLVVDPDSEHTKKVMTTFYLKNRKAKLIAYVSVGEAEPYREYYKEIPKEWILGKNEVWNSYVVDIRKEEYIKFLLDRVFPRLEAFDGFFLDTLDSHQLFLKNPQDLQKARENLTKLVKSIRNKYPDKLILLNRGFEIMEDVKGYADAIVAESLFYGISYDKKKIYKKMKPEDTEWLLSKLKTAKELGYKVIVIDYVDPKNKKLQIEVAKQIYELGFIPYVSDKYLRTLGISTYKLKPRRILMLYNSKLYKDPSFTVVNRLIQPWLEYIGYVPVIMEVKQALSDDRLNYHMADIYAGIVVDVATYDEGEKLFKWLVDKRKEGLKIFFLNTFGFPEESRFLNTFALRKVGALRAGQRYEIVESSFEFFEAKPLLENIPMIVPERANYYIKVKAGNKIFYPLAITDWGGYALTGSFISVSDEFRLFVVEPVKFLSRIFEPMPLIPDTTTENGRRLLIVHIDGDAFFGNADFNPSRNVAEVIRDEIIKRYPIPHTVSIIEGEIAPYGLYPEKSERLETIARSIFALDNVEIASHTFSHPFIWQELESYEVEGGEINPNVQYNLPIKGYNFDLRREIFGSIEYINTRLAPEGKRVKVFLWSGDTNPSERAIRMTYEAGVYNVNGGYTWINRKEPFWMYIGPMGVNKGEYFQIYAPIMNENIYTRLWTDYYGFVRVIDTFELTERPYRLKPLNIYYHMYSGQKIASLEALKRVYEWALAQSPNPIYLSEYAQKVLEYRNFALLEDIRDNSMLLRGGGTLRTLRVDFLTHIDTDRSKGVVGYRHINNSTYINLDSSGEYKIVFSEEKPRFNLIEANGRVLNFQKGEKGYILQLQANVPLEFTIESQCQLRFEPKPENINVKAQITTVRYKENKNARIEAYCKK is encoded by the coding sequence ATGATATTCATTATTATACTTTTATGCATATTTAGTTTTAGAGCATTTGCAAAAGATATGTCTGTTGGCTTCATGATTTATGGAGACCCTATACCGGAGGAAGCTCTTTATGTATTTGATTGGCTCGTAGTAGACCCAGACAGTGAACATACAAAAAAGGTTATGACTACCTTCTATCTTAAAAACAGAAAAGCAAAGCTCATAGCTTACGTAAGCGTTGGAGAGGCTGAACCTTATAGGGAATACTATAAGGAAATACCCAAGGAATGGATTCTTGGAAAGAATGAAGTATGGAATTCTTACGTGGTGGATATAAGGAAAGAGGAATATATAAAGTTTCTTTTGGATAGAGTTTTTCCACGCTTAGAGGCATTTGACGGATTTTTCTTAGATACTCTTGATAGTCATCAACTTTTCCTGAAAAATCCCCAAGACCTTCAAAAAGCTCGAGAAAACCTAACAAAGTTGGTAAAGAGTATTAGGAATAAATATCCTGATAAATTAATACTACTCAATAGAGGCTTTGAGATAATGGAAGATGTTAAAGGATATGCGGACGCTATAGTGGCAGAGTCCCTTTTTTATGGCATTAGTTATGACAAGAAAAAGATATACAAAAAGATGAAGCCAGAGGATACAGAATGGCTCTTGTCTAAGCTAAAAACCGCAAAGGAACTTGGATACAAGGTTATAGTTATAGATTACGTAGACCCAAAGAATAAAAAACTACAGATTGAAGTGGCAAAGCAGATATACGAGCTTGGTTTTATACCCTACGTTTCTGATAAATATTTAAGAACTCTTGGGATATCCACATACAAGCTGAAACCAAGAAGAATACTTATGCTATACAACAGTAAACTCTACAAGGACCCTTCTTTCACTGTGGTAAACAGACTTATACAACCTTGGTTGGAGTATATAGGATACGTGCCAGTTATAATGGAAGTAAAGCAAGCTCTCTCAGATGATAGGTTGAACTACCATATGGCTGATATATATGCAGGAATAGTTGTAGATGTTGCAACATATGATGAAGGGGAGAAGCTTTTTAAGTGGTTAGTAGATAAACGAAAAGAGGGATTAAAGATATTCTTTTTAAACACCTTTGGATTTCCTGAAGAAAGTAGATTTCTAAACACCTTTGCGCTTAGAAAGGTAGGTGCTTTGAGAGCTGGACAGAGGTATGAAATAGTAGAAAGTTCCTTTGAGTTTTTTGAAGCTAAACCTCTTTTAGAAAATATACCCATGATAGTTCCCGAGAGAGCCAATTATTACATAAAAGTAAAGGCTGGGAATAAAATATTCTACCCTCTTGCTATAACTGACTGGGGAGGTTATGCCCTTACAGGTTCATTTATAAGCGTATCCGATGAATTTCGTTTGTTTGTAGTTGAGCCGGTAAAATTCCTTAGCAGGATTTTTGAACCTATGCCTCTTATTCCAGACACTACTACAGAAAATGGTAGAAGACTGCTGATAGTGCATATAGACGGGGATGCCTTTTTTGGCAATGCGGATTTTAATCCTTCAAGAAACGTAGCAGAAGTGATAAGAGATGAGATAATCAAACGCTATCCTATACCTCATACTGTTTCCATAATTGAAGGCGAGATAGCTCCATATGGTCTATACCCGGAAAAATCCGAAAGGCTTGAGACAATAGCAAGGTCTATATTTGCCTTAGATAACGTGGAAATAGCATCCCATACCTTTTCCCACCCATTTATATGGCAAGAATTAGAGTCTTATGAAGTTGAAGGCGGAGAAATTAATCCAAATGTTCAATATAACCTTCCCATAAAGGGCTATAATTTTGACCTGCGTAGAGAAATTTTCGGGTCCATAGAATACATAAATACAAGGCTTGCACCTGAAGGTAAGAGAGTAAAGGTATTTCTTTGGTCTGGTGATACGAACCCATCCGAGAGAGCCATAAGGATGACCTACGAAGCTGGTGTGTATAATGTAAACGGTGGTTATACGTGGATAAACAGAAAGGAACCTTTCTGGATGTATATAGGTCCTATGGGTGTCAATAAGGGAGAATACTTTCAGATATATGCTCCTATAATGAATGAAAACATATATACAAGGTTATGGACAGACTACTACGGCTTTGTAAGGGTTATAGACACTTTTGAACTTACAGAAAGACCTTATAGGCTTAAACCATTGAATATATACTACCACATGTATTCTGGACAAAAAATAGCTTCTTTGGAAGCTTTAAAAAGGGTCTATGAATGGGCTCTTGCTCAAAGTCCAAATCCTATTTATCTTTCCGAATACGCTCAAAAAGTTCTTGAGTATAGAAACTTTGCACTACTTGAGGATATAAGGGATAACTCAATGCTTCTGCGTGGTGGTGGAACTTTAAGAACATTAAGGGTAGATTTCTTAACGCATATTGATACTGATAGAAGTAAAGGTGTGGTAGGTTATAGGCATATCAACAATTCCACTTACATAAATTTGGACTCCTCAGGTGAATACAAAATTGTCTTTAGCGAAGAAAAACCAAGGTTTAATCTCATAGAGGCTAATGGCAGGGTGTTGAACTTCCAAAAAGGGGAAAAGGGTTATATTTTACAACTTCAAGCTAACGTGCCCTTGGAGTTTACGATAGAAAGCCAATGTCAACTGCGTTTTGAGCCCAAGCCTGAGAACATAAATGTCAAAGCACAAATTACAACAGTTCGGTATAAGGAGAACAAAAATGCAAGAATTGAAGCTTACTGTAAAAAGTAA
- a CDS encoding shikimate kinase — protein sequence MSCKRIFLVGFMCSGKSTVGRLLADMLGWRFVDVDKEVERIEKMSIPEIFETKGEDYFRRRELEVLMDLVKDEGLVISTGGGLGSNPKAMELMKTSGLIVWLRIDFETFLERCGKDPSRPLLRKSKEELLKLFESRSRIYAKAHLELDGSLYPSTLAEEITRACKSYPFTL from the coding sequence ATGAGCTGTAAAAGAATATTTCTCGTAGGTTTTATGTGTAGTGGAAAGAGCACCGTGGGTAGACTTCTTGCGGACATGTTAGGCTGGCGGTTTGTGGACGTAGACAAGGAAGTTGAAAGGATAGAAAAGATGAGTATACCTGAGATATTTGAAACCAAAGGAGAAGACTATTTTAGAAGGCGTGAGTTAGAGGTTCTCATGGATTTGGTAAAAGATGAAGGGCTTGTAATAAGCACGGGAGGTGGTTTAGGTAGCAATCCTAAGGCTATGGAGTTAATGAAAACTTCAGGTCTTATCGTTTGGCTAAGGATAGACTTTGAAACCTTTTTAGAAAGATGTGGAAAAGACCCATCAAGACCACTTTTGAGAAAGAGCAAGGAAGAACTCCTTAAACTATTTGAAAGCAGGTCCAGGATTTATGCCAAAGCACACCTTGAACTTGATGGGTCGTTATACCCATCTACACTTGCAGAGGAAATAACTCGTGCTTGCAAAAGCTATCCTTTTACTTTATAA
- the pelG gene encoding exopolysaccharide Pel transporter PelG — translation MAGIAFELKKILRRRSITSIFTAFGYSLALSSGPYIITITSLLLVNFIGSYFVKDSTQLTQFQVVITYIIAFSLILSGFTNLYLIRFLADMIFAKRYDAIIPNLMSAIILNASAGFILSLIFSLLALAPYTSYIFAFLFTLCFTLFMCIWTLNTILTGFKSYKYILFSYAFSYSIFLITSLYFIKYGLTGLMFTFTLSNSILFFMLFAYTIRNYYSDRLLSFEFIKEDKYRSLILTGFFYNLGIWADKLVFWFHPYTSTEALGPLSYSIVYDIPIFLAYLSIAPGISAMFLKIEWEFAEHYDKYYDAVRGGALLDKIYLYGDELISSARGVLLDTFRIQAIFSVFIIIMQEQLFTLFRLPKVYIPLFDILLLGTSLQVVLLSLIALMFYFDRLTYALITTFVYAVSNSGLSLLSIYLGPYFYGYGFAVATMLSIIIGVILLRRFLHDIHYYTFMHI, via the coding sequence ATGGCAGGCATAGCTTTTGAACTTAAGAAGATATTAAGGAGAAGAAGCATAACTTCTATATTTACCGCTTTTGGATATTCTCTTGCCTTGAGCTCGGGTCCATACATTATAACTATAACCTCTCTACTTCTTGTAAATTTCATTGGAAGCTACTTTGTTAAAGATTCAACTCAACTCACCCAGTTTCAAGTGGTGATAACTTACATAATAGCCTTCAGCCTTATCCTTAGTGGTTTCACCAATTTATACCTAATAAGATTTCTTGCGGATATGATTTTTGCAAAAAGGTATGATGCTATTATCCCCAATCTTATGTCTGCTATAATATTAAACGCTTCAGCAGGTTTTATACTATCTCTTATATTTAGCCTATTGGCTCTTGCACCTTATACGAGTTATATTTTTGCTTTCTTGTTTACTTTATGTTTTACTCTTTTTATGTGTATATGGACATTAAACACCATTCTTACTGGCTTTAAAAGCTACAAATATATTCTTTTTTCCTATGCATTTAGCTACAGCATATTTCTTATAACATCCCTTTACTTTATAAAATACGGTCTGACTGGTCTTATGTTTACTTTTACCCTTTCTAATTCAATTCTGTTTTTTATGCTTTTTGCGTATACTATTAGAAACTACTATTCGGATAGGCTACTGTCCTTTGAATTCATAAAAGAGGACAAATATAGAAGCCTTATATTAACAGGCTTTTTCTACAATTTAGGTATATGGGCGGACAAACTGGTGTTTTGGTTTCATCCCTATACCAGCACAGAAGCTCTTGGTCCTTTGAGCTACTCCATTGTCTATGATATTCCTATATTTTTAGCCTATCTTTCTATAGCTCCTGGTATATCCGCTATGTTTCTCAAGATTGAGTGGGAGTTTGCAGAACATTACGATAAATATTATGATGCAGTGAGAGGTGGAGCTCTGTTAGATAAGATATATTTGTATGGAGATGAACTTATTAGCTCCGCAAGAGGTGTGTTGTTAGATACCTTCAGAATACAGGCTATTTTCAGCGTATTTATTATCATAATGCAGGAACAACTTTTTACTTTGTTTAGACTGCCGAAGGTATACATACCTCTCTTTGACATCCTTCTTCTTGGAACCTCCTTACAAGTGGTTTTACTTAGCCTCATTGCTCTCATGTTTTATTTTGATAGACTAACTTATGCACTGATAACAACCTTTGTGTATGCGGTTAGTAATTCAGGTCTAAGCTTGCTCAGTATATACTTAGGACCTTATTTTTATGGATATGGCTTTGCAGTAGCAACTATGTTGAGTATAATTATTGGAGTAATACTACTGAGGAGGTTTCTCCATGATATTCATTATTATACTTTTATGCATATTTAG
- the thiD gene encoding bifunctional hydroxymethylpyrimidine kinase/phosphomethylpyrimidine kinase, whose protein sequence is MVPRALTIAGSDSGGGAGIQADLKTFTVLGVYGMSAITSITVQNTVGVYEVVDLPPRVVYDQIRVVVEDIGVDACKTGMLSNEDIIRAVAKAIKDTRIEKLVVDPVMRAKSGDPLLKQSARETLIREILPLALLVTPNIPEAEELCGFKIRNLEDMEKACKKILSYGPSAVVVKGGHMEGKESVDVFYDGKVFEYLKGEFINTKNTHGTGCTFSSAITSYLAKGYSLIDSVRMAKEYIQKAIENSLPLGRGHGPLNHMWPFYSFKT, encoded by the coding sequence ATGGTGCCAAGGGCTTTAACTATAGCAGGCTCTGATAGCGGTGGCGGTGCTGGAATACAAGCAGACCTAAAGACCTTTACTGTGCTGGGCGTATATGGGATGAGTGCTATAACTTCCATAACCGTCCAAAACACAGTGGGAGTTTATGAAGTTGTGGACCTTCCACCAAGGGTGGTATATGACCAAATAAGGGTTGTGGTAGAGGACATAGGCGTGGATGCCTGCAAAACTGGCATGCTCTCCAACGAAGATATAATAAGGGCAGTGGCAAAGGCTATAAAGGATACAAGGATTGAAAAGCTCGTGGTAGACCCTGTAATGAGGGCAAAGTCTGGAGACCCTCTTTTAAAACAATCCGCAAGAGAAACGCTTATAAGAGAAATCCTTCCTCTTGCACTTTTGGTAACTCCAAACATTCCAGAGGCTGAGGAGTTGTGTGGTTTTAAAATAAGAAACCTTGAGGATATGGAAAAGGCTTGCAAAAAGATACTTTCTTATGGTCCATCCGCAGTTGTGGTAAAGGGCGGACATATGGAGGGTAAGGAGTCTGTGGATGTGTTCTATGACGGTAAGGTCTTTGAATACTTAAAGGGAGAGTTTATAAACACAAAAAACACCCATGGCACTGGATGCACCTTCTCTTCTGCTATAACCTCCTATCTGGCAAAGGGATACAGTCTCATAGACTCTGTGCGTATGGCAAAGGAATATATTCAAAAAGCCATAGAGAATTCCCTACCCCTTGGCAGAGGACATGGACCCCTCAATCACATGTGGCCCTTCTACTCCTTTAAAACATAA